TAAGTAACCAATTTAGCAGGGGGTATCAGCACAACATAGTAAGCTATGAAAATTTTTATATGAAGGATTAACAAATGAAGTTAATAAGAAGTTTGTGTATAAACTTGTAATGCTCCCACAAATTCAAACATGAACTCctcaaatataaattttattattaacaaaataaataaaaataaaaataaaactattTTCTCCCAGTTCCCCTTTTTGTGCATTACGAATCGAACTTGGGTTCATAATTCAACATATCTATAACATGTGGTAAATACTCAAGTGGCGAAGTTAATTCATTTGCCAAGCCTTCAcgacttattttattattgtattGTATTATAGGAAAATGTGTGGTCATAATAATCCTATTGTATAAAAACGCTTATAAAATTTTCTAAACTAATGCCATCGTAACAGATGATTTTGCAATGATACTTCCATAAAATACGATAACAACTTAAACCATCTACTTTAATATGAATTATGATGTCGTGGAATCACCTCCAATTTTAAGTACatcaaaaaacaaataaaatcataattttAAATAGATGAAAAGAATTTATGTTTAAACTATAGACGTGTTGATACCCATGCATGCAACATgagcaattttttatttttaaaatcagtACACTAGTTTATGGGATCATCCTTTTTAAAAGAATCCGTATTTGAATGGTCAAATTAATTTGTATTGCAAACTagacgtgctgatacccctttgtcATATTGGTTACTTGAACACTTCCTAAACTTCATAGAACACCAAGGTTCGAATCCTAACAAGACCTtaggattttgtttttttttaatatcacaTGTTTTATGGGATCAATATTTACATAAAGAAATCAAATACATTTTTTACGTTTTTTTCCCTATCTAAATATTGTTTGatccttttaaaacaaaatagatTTTACGTAGAATATACCCCTCCAAAAAATTAGTGCAACTttgatcaaaattaaaatagtttcaaacgtGCATATAATTTATTCTCACTGCCCCCCacttataaataaaattcataataaaatttcaaattaggaatttttttcatataatattttttttttatatcacaTATTTATGGGATTAATATTTACATGACGAAATCAAAATCGATAAAACCACAATCATTATGGCTTTTATTTATCCTATGTACTACAAACCCTTtcaaagaaactaaaatcatgtTGTATTTTGTTAAccgattttttaaaaaagttataagataaaaacttttaaacatcttttttaaataaaatattttgacTAATTCACActtaaccctttttttttaaaaaaaagttcatgAAGATTGAACGCTTGGAATGATACCACCTTCACGAACTATATTCTCCAACTTAATGAAATACATCGAACATGAAACCCTTCGTGTTTAATATGatattcaataaacttaaagctaCTATTCGCgtcaagaataaaaaaaacgCTTACTATTCAGGTTTAATATGatattcaataaacttaaagctaCTATTCGcctcaagaataaaaaaaaaaaacgtatagcTTTACTGTTCTTGTGCTTGTTATGTGAAACATAtatatttttacactattctgtGTAATTGGTAGTTTATTGTATGATACCATATTAACAAATATGATCTTATAACATCATATAATACCTTCAACAAAAAAAAGCTACCTTAGGGAAGCTTGGAACACATGGAAATAAACTGAAAAATTAGGTAGCATTGTGGTGCCCATTGTGACAAGACTACAAGACGTATTAGTTGCAACATTTGATCACTTCTTAATAAAAGTGATCCTATTaaaacaacaatcatgataataTAGCTAGATGATGGTGATTCCAAAACACAGTAGTCAACAAAAATATTCAGTACATCAAAACATGATAATGTAAATTATAAAAACTAACACAACAACACTTGTAAAATCAAAAGAAGGAAAATGGTATAGCTAGATAATGGTGATTCCAAAACGCAGTTGTCAACTAAAATATCCAGTACATCAAAACATGATAATGTAAATATTGTCAAAAGCCTGGACGCATAGCTGAATATTGGTTTGATCCTTGCGACATGTATAACTGTGAAAGCTGTTGCGGATTCCTCACGCTGAAGTTGGGATAACCTCTTCCAAGTGGTTACTGGTTCAGATATATATTCGGACGATAATTACTGCTGCTGGGTGCGAAAAAGTTAGGATTGTATCCCGGATTGATAAAATTTCCGCCGTAATATTGATATCCAGTAGTAAGAATCAGTTACACCAGCACTTCTACCAGCATCAACATGGCCTTGTTCTCCATTTGGCAATGCCTCATCATTCTCCTTTGCAAAATCGAACACAAAagagaaaattcaatcaaaaaaacAGAATAATATGTTATGCAATATTATGATTTCTATACTTTGTATTAGTATTTGTACCACAATATTCTCGTCGTACttgtataaaatataaaataaactctatatatacatataataaCAGAAAAAGATTCTATATATACAATAATTAATCTTTAAAAACAAGAATGAAGAACATAAACCCTTTTCTATGAAAAAATTAGCTAGCATAAATAGATTATGTATATAATATTGTAACATCACAAAAACTAGAATGATATATTTTGATGGACtacaatttattttctttattttaggTGTAGTCTAACGAATGGAATTAAAAGATCATACCTCGTCCATATCCTCGTCTGTGTCGTGCACAACATTTTTTCGCcttttccttgtttttttctCAGCTGGGTGCTTTTTCCTTTTCTCTTGAGCCCTACCTTTGCCTCTTTGGTCTATCGGATCTTTACTGGCCCCTTCAACTGGCACTGCGGAGCGTTCGAGGTGTTGTTTATTGTTTTCCTTTGGCCTTATCCTACGGCGGCCAAACACCCTCTTACTCGAAGGGTCCCACCAGTccataaaatcatcaccatcaGTCCTCTTAATACCAATTGTATCTTCGAGACTCTCACGCATTTTTTCAGTGGCTTCCATAAAAATCGAGAGTGTCTCACTGTTGTGCAGTGCCAACGTAGAAATGTAGTTGTTCCGTTTTGCTACCTCCCTACTGTTTTTCACTTGGGTTGAGTCATTTGGGTCATAATACTCAACCTTGATACTCTCGTAATCCCTAACTACGTTTTTCCTCCATCTAGTCAAAATGTACTTATCAGGTATAGAGTTGACATCCACACAATGAATCGCACGAATGATGTGCCTGCACAAAATTCCCCGAAACTCAAAAAGCATACATGAGCAAGTAAACTCACCCATTTCTTTGTCAATGGTAACCTGAAAAGTCTTCTGCTTTGCTTTATGTACGGGGATTGGGATCTTCTCCACCGCATCATATAAGAATTTTGTGCCGTCACGGCCAGTACTCACAATATTTGTGTGCGTCAGACCCATCACCTCACCCCTCACCTCTTTAAACTTTGTATTGGTGTATGCCTTGCAGAACACTACCTCCGCAATTAGGGTGTTGTTATAAGTatatggtttattttgtgagTCGAGATGTAACTTCTTTTCCTCTTCCACTTTTCCTCTAAGAGCTGCCTCAAATTGCTTCATGAATTGTATCAAACACGTGTTTAAGCCTACATATGTTTTGAAAAAGCGGTTCATTCCTTCACTCCGTTGTGATGATGACATTCCAGCCCAAAATGAGCTCCGCCAATAACCAGGGGCCCAACTGGCCCGAATACGATAAGTTTCATTTATCCATTTGTCGTTCTGTAACCCAAATTTCATAACCATGGATTTCCATGCATCATCAAATTCTTCGATGGTCAGTGTGTCGTGCACGACTACTTGAAAATCTTTATCTATTTCTTTCCAGCTCGAATATTTGCCCAAGTTTCTGCTTGCATTCTGCATAATATGCCAAACACATAACCTATGCGGCACACCAGGAAATGCAGTCCGGACTGCCTTTCCAATAGCCTTACACTGATCGATGATGATGCCCATTGGGGTTTTTCCCATACACTGCAGCCATTGTTCGAATACCCAAACAAATGATTCTGCATCCTTGTAGGTTATTAGGGCAGCACCAAGGACGATTGATGAACCGTGATGATTGCAACCAATAAAAGGAGCAAAAGGCATTTTGTACCTGATAAATAAAGTTAAAAGATATATTATTCGCATCATTGTTGTTACTTATCCAATCAACAACGTCAATGTTTAGTAAATATAAAATGATCCTTTAAATTAACATATGATgtgttttaaatgaaaaataagtttaTGAAACATAAATGATACTAACACGATTCTATAAATTGTAACTTAATCCATTTTCATTAATAAACATATCCTATAAATGATAATCTAATGTATTTTAAATACAGATGCTacgttcaatatttattaaataCAAATGATCcttcaaaataaaatatgatgtgttttaaatgaaaaagaaGTTTATGAAACATAAATGATACTAATACGATCCTATAAATTATAACTTAATCCATTTTCaataataaacataaatcatcctATAAATGATAATCATTCGTATTTTAAATACAGAAGCTATGTTCAATATTTAATAAATACAAATGATcctctaaaataaaatatgatgtgttttaaatgaaaaagaaGTTTATGAAACATAAATGATACTAATACGATCCTATAAATTGTAACTTAAtccattttaattaataaacataaatcatcctATAAATGATAATCTAATGTATTTTAAATACAGATGCTATGTTCaactttttttcaaaaaaataaaaattataactgTTTATAAAACATTAATGATCCCGTAAATGTTAAAATtgtgttttttcaaaaaatatatatcatgTAGGATACATGTATCTTACCTGTTGCATAGGAAAGTTGTATCAAATGTGATAATATCTCCAAAATCTTTGTATTGTGCCCTGCACCTTGCATTAGCCCAGAAAACGTTCAAGAGCTTCCCTTCTTTATCCGTTTGGATTGCACTGTAGAAGTCTTTATTGAATTCATGCATTTTCTTAAAGTGTGCTTCAACAGCAGCTGCATCACATCCAAAAATGGTACGCCTACGTTCCAAGTTCACTGCATTTCTCAGGTCGCGGTGATTGTATGATACATTTGCATGTCCTCCACTCCCAATCACAAGCGAGTTAAAGCTCTTATTCAAAGATATCCCAGCTGCATCATTCAAAACCATCTTTTGAAAAGATTGTTCATCAATACATCGATAGTTCGCCATTAGCCGGGTGTGATCCGGATAAAGATCATGATTGTGAGACAAATCACAATGCTTGATTACCATCATGTCATTCTCTAGCCGCGCATCTACAAACACCTTACACCCCGTAACTTTAGTTCTTTCTCCCCTTTTCGGGGCTCCTTTGTTACAAATAAATCGAATCCTTCTCATCATATGAtacatgtgaaggaaataatgcccttggtccaagtatgcattctatgttaagtctaataaatgcggttcagtattaattaacaagttaataattcagtgagatcaagtgagctgaatgcctagctagaggccgcttcagttcaagtggaattaatgatattaatccacagcttactcttgactgaacccgtagggtcacacaaatagtacgtaaacggatcaagtatttaatggcattaaatactccatctatgaatattcggaaccgacggatcttggtttcagtgggagctaagatcgtcacaggcaagaaatgaatactccggaatcggaaaataattccggaaacggaaatattaaatatttgttcgaaacggaaattaattccggaatcggaaatattaaatattgttcgtatcggaaatagattccggaaatggaaatttaatcggaagcgtatcgtacgaattagcatcggacgaggcctgccggacgaaggcccagcacgaagccaggccatcgcccagcaagcacgcacgccacagcccagcgcgcacaaggccgcgcatgcgtgggccgcgctgcgtgggctgctgctcgcatgcgtgggcagcccttgtggctgccgtgtgtgtgtgagtttgagctcatgcgagattcctgaatctgcaagagtcagtgtatgattaaatgtctattcctattggataaattgattaagtagaattcatgtagaattctaattccaattaattcgcatcctactaggattacgattccttttccataactctataaataaaggcctaggggtcataatttatatacaagtttcaaagtattcaaaagtgagttttttttgagaaaaaattcaaacacccatcttgccccaaaagtgccgaattttctgagtaccttaagggcgattctagttggtcaatcttaaggcggatccggacgtgctgtggactttctacggagggacgacacttggagtcctaaaagacttgttcttgttcggttcgggcgcagctagggaaggcacgcaacaaagagtatgcatctaaactatgctaaatgattatgtgtaaataatatgtttcctgggttaatggttgtttccgcatgatttatgtaaatgtcatatgtatcataacctaacagtggtatcacgagccccttattattttcataatctaaattgcatgaacatggttaaatattacaaatttgcaagaattaaaaggggtgattaattttcgtaattgttaattaattgcaaattgcgtttatttaattatatgtacgcagtttttcggcagtttcttcattactcatccgaattgagtgatttttgtgtcaattccgcatgtaaaaggcattctaaaattttgacaaaaatagtatttttctgccgaacccagaattctcaaattcgaagcctaactatgacttttcgaaggttttagtttttcggatgcaaaatttcgtaaatttaagatgttaaattaaatatttgcgattcttgttgataaatcttgaatttttgattgacctactgcatatgtttaacaagtttgaatgcctagtcttgttaattatgcaatctaatttgtaattatgattaatttgttgaaaattagaataatttagaattaatttgattttcataattaattgtaatttaattagaaacctatgattaaaaaccaccataaaaattgtaaatttacgataaattttaaatttttatgacctagacttgaatccatatcaatcggaaatcaattggataataaattttcgatttttcgccctaaaattatgaaattaatattatttattaatttgtcattaattttaaatataaattttaaatttttatgcgattcattcaaataacttgcacgcacgaagcaatggacgcttcgtgttacccttaaggggtgttgtataatgcgggcatgcgacgacgagcaagggagctcgtcgcccgtgcggcacgaatgcaatgagcaagggcgtagtgcacgagcgcaaggcagcagccctgccttgtgtcgtgtgccacgagcaatgaacggatgggcat
This sequence is a window from Spinacia oleracea cultivar Varoflay chromosome 1, BTI_SOV_V1, whole genome shotgun sequence. Protein-coding genes within it:
- the LOC130462624 gene encoding protein FAR1-RELATED SEQUENCE 6-like: MKTDSHISRKGVNIDLNEVLDDMAELRLRGETSNQAVHDNALENQFNDDNVTTNFNIDLNECVEETIELSSSDVVEKGEELRTYDVVEEAEVDEEAIELSSNDVVEQGEEAQEDEVAQEDEEAQEDEEPSVNHVDKISTVGMSFTSGNEFADYCHKYAYNKGFEFSVRSSSLIHEYREEGVNKKGVGDKEPMLLGAPKRGERTKVTGCKVFVDARLENDMMVIKHCDLSHNHDLYPDHTRLMANYRCIDEQSFQKMVLNDAAGISLNKSFNSLVIGSGGHANVSYNHRDLRNAVNLERRRTIFGCDAAAVEAHFKKMHEFNKDFYSAIQTDKEGKLLNVFWANARCRAQYKDFGDIITFDTTFLCNRYKMPFAPFIGCNHHGSSIVLGAALITYKDAESFVWVFEQWLQCMGKTPMGIIIDQCKAIGKAVRTAFPGVPHRLCVWHIMQNASRNLGKYSSWKEIDKDFQVVVHDTLTIEEFDDAWKSMVMKFGLQNDKWINETYRIRASWAPGYWRSSFWAGMSSSQRSEGMNRFFKTYVGLNTCLIQFMKQFEAALRGKVEEEKKLHLDSQNKPYTYNNTLIAEVVFCKAYTNTKFKEVRGEVMGLTHTNIVSTGRDGTKFLYDAVEKIPIPVHKAKQKTFQVTIDKEMGEFTCSCMLFEFRGILCRHIIRAIHCVDVNSIPDKYILTRWRKNVVRDYESIKVEYYDPNDSTQVKNSREVAKRNNYISTLALHNSETLSIFMEATEKMRESLEDTIGIKRTDGDDFMDWWDPSSKRVFGRRRIRPKENNKQHLERSAVPVEGASKDPIDQRGKGRAQEKRKKHPAEKKTRKRRKNVVHDTDEDMDEENDEALPNGEQGHVDAGRSAGVTDSYYWISILRRKFYQSGIQS